A genome region from Triticum aestivum cultivar Chinese Spring chromosome 2B, IWGSC CS RefSeq v2.1, whole genome shotgun sequence includes the following:
- the LOC123043203 gene encoding uncharacterized protein: MSDYVPSSTQIQALRPRSLRGALCVTLALPGALLVRFSRSLLAAVTLTWLPRTYLRVPVDGADQEAISPRRVPSPVELDPAQVAALTAALRLAIVAGALSVPSLAQRRADASDSDSSDDDDEERGCSDDQHLWYPLIQSLGGGDAGLFVSGSAASLAELTGAPGLYRLSDLNENPLILTARAESFSGPCELTDETTRTWGMMLKITTKLVCLSKRQLHEQNQELAEERFAEVAKQSLELILEVACSFSDAEWSDVHISQQLTVFDTLVDVLFNIQYLPFGGSGEVAGIVNKMVNSFKGVIQRTSNDIRSSKESIIHPATFILIQVLEFFGRNREMVQSILESGDYNTGPCSDMFDCLVSKLKECAEVIFQEKGQRCIFFLNNTNYVLQKNCHSGLLPPSVASNLVSLMDQHIVSYLEEYWFPLVRYLDGDSLKKPRGSSLDKFTKEFFTICDSQMTWKVQTSLKERLRERIVDLIVPKYVNFLKALQENPSSWLKRVCRARSEKPIYPAPQLEKVIRGLFER; this comes from the exons ATGTCGGACTACGTCCCCTCCTCCACCCAGATCCAGGCGCTGAGGCCTCGGTCCCTCCGCGGCGCGCTCTGCGTCACCCTCGCTCTGCCCGGGGCCCTGCTCGTCCGCTTCTCCAGGAGCCTGCTCGCCGCCGTCACGCTCACGTGGCTACCCAGGACCTACCTGCGCGTCCCGGTGGACGGGGCCGATCAGGAGGCCATTTCGCCCCGCCGCGTTCCGAGCCCCGTGGAGCTCGATCCCGCGCAGGTGGCGGCGCTCACGGCCGCCCTTCGCCTCGCCATCGTCGCCGGGGCCCTCTCGGTCCCCTCTCTCGCCCAGCGCCGGGCCGACGCGTCCGACTCCGActccagcgacgacgacgacgaggagcgcgGCTGCTCTGATGATCAACACCTATGGTATCCACTCATCCAGTCGCTGGGAGGAGGGGACGCCGGTCTGTTCGTCTCCGGCTCGGCTGCGTCTCTGGCTGAGCTGACTGGTGCGCCGGGATTGTACAG ACTGTCTGATTTAAATGAGAACCCATTGATCCTCACAGCAAGGGCAGAAAGCTTTTCAGGTCCTTGCGAGTTGACCGATGAAACAACAAGGACTTGGGGCATGATGCTCAAAATTACTACCAAACTTGTTTGTTTAAGTAAGCGGCAATTACATGAGCAGAATCAGGAATTAGCTGAAGAACGATTTGCAGAGGTAGCCAAGCAATCTTTAGAGCTGATCCTTGAGGTTGCCTGTTCATTCAGTGATGCGGAATGGTCTGATGTCCACATTTCGCAACAGCTGACTGTTTTTGACACACTTGTTGATGTCCTATTCAATATACAATACTTGCCTTTCGGTGGATCTGGTGAGGTTGCTGGCATTGTTAATAAGATGGTGAATTCTTTCAAAGGCGTAATTCAGAGGACTTCAAATGACATCCGTAGCAGCAAGGAATCTATTATTCATCCAGCAACTTTTATTCTCATACAAGTCCTGGAATTTTTTGGTCGTAACAGAGAGATGGTCCAGTCAATACTTGAATCTGGAGATTACAACACTGGCCCATGCTCTGACATGTTTGATTGTTTGGTATCTAAGCTCAAGGAATGTGCAGAAGTAATTTTCCAAGAAAAGGGACAAAGGTGCATATTCTTCTTGAATAACACAAATTATGTTTTGCAAAAGAATTGCCACTCAGGATTACTCCCTCCCAGTGTAGCGAGTAATCTAGTATCACTGATGGACCAGCACATCGTGAGCTACCTTGAGGAATATTGGTTTCCACTTGTGAGGTATTTGGATGGTGATTCTCTGAAGAAGCCACGCGGTTCTTCCTTGGATAAATTTACCAAAGAGTTCTTTACCATCTGTGATAGCCAGATGACTTGGAAAGTTCAAACTAGCCTCAAGGAAAGACTGCGTGAACGGATAGTGGATTTGATTGTTCCAAAATATGTAAACTTCTTGAAGGCTCTGCAGGAAAATCCAAGTTCTTGGTTGAAGAGGGTGTGCCGAGCCAGGTCTGAGAAGCCGATTTATCCTGCTCCACAACTGGAAAAGGTGATCAGGGGACTCTTTGAAAGATAG